Proteins from one Tenrec ecaudatus isolate mTenEca1 chromosome 8, mTenEca1.hap1, whole genome shotgun sequence genomic window:
- the CPN2 gene encoding carboxypeptidase N subunit 2, translating to MRPAAWLPWSCLLLLAPVVQPCPEGCDCIAQEVFCSDEALPAVPQDIPPHTTSILFLETSFSRVGTRAFGGSPNLTKVVFLNTQLSHFGREAFRGLPRLEDLEITGSAFSSLSPCTFSGLSSLGKLTLNFNLLEALPEGLFQHMPALDSLQLQGNRLQTLPARLFQPLERLTTLNLAQNLLTQLPEELFHPLLRLQSLRLSDNALAGLPAGVFGRLGQLRELFLGGNALSRLPAELFAPLRRLEKLWLQRNAIEHLPLSIFSSLGNLTFLSLQGNALRTLPAGLFAQTPGLAVLSLSHNRLETIAEGAFANLSSLSSLTLSHNALTHLPAGVFRGLEELVQLYLGSNNLTALQPDLFHNLSRLELLSLSKNLLTTLPEGIFDTNYNLFNVALHGNPWHCDCHLAYLFSWLHQYSDRLFNIQTYCAGPAYLKGQVLPALEEQQLVCPVARDRLGFQAPGPDEREPGGHWDLVAEDRVAWARSRCTYSNPEGTVVLACDEARCRWLNVQLSSRQDSGTQGLAYNTSQAWDLRSNCGTMRVTVSIEAGTGNP from the coding sequence ATGCGTCCCGCAGCCTGGCTGCCCTGGTCTTGCCTCCtgctcctggcccctgtggtccaGCCCTGCCCGGAGGGCTGTGACTGCATCGCCCAGGAGGTGTTCTGTTCAGATGAGGCGCTGCCCGCTGTGCCCCAGGACATCCCGCCCCACACCACCAGCATCCTTTTTCTGGAAACCTCCTTCTCCAGGGTGGGCACCAGGGCCTTTGGCGGCAGCCCCAACCTCACCAAGGTGGTCTTCCTCAACACCCAGCTCTCCCACTTCGGGCGGGAAGCCTTCAGGGGGCTGCCCAGGCTGGAGGACCTGGAAATCACCGGCAGTGCCTTCTCCAGCCTCAGCCCTTGCACCTTCTCTGGCCTGAGCTCTCTGGGCAAGCTCACCCTCAACTTCAACCTGCTGGAAGCGCTGCCCGAAGGCCTCTTCCAGCACATGCCCGCCCTGGACTCACTCCAGCTGCAGGGAAACCGGCTCCAGACGCTGCCCGCCAGGCTCTTCCAGCCGCTGGAACGTCTGACGACCCTGAACCTGGCTCAGAACCTGCTGACGCAGCTCCCCGAGGAGCTCTTCCACCCGCTGCTCCGCCTGCAGAGCCTGCGGCTCAGCGACAACGCGCTGGCCGGCCTCCCCGCTGGCGTGTTCGGCCGCCTGGGCCAGCTTCGGGAGCTCTTCTTGGGCGGCAATGCCCTCTCCCGGCTGCCCGCCGAGCTGTTCGCGCCACTGCGGCGCCTAGAGAAGCTCTGGCTGCAGAGGAACGCCATCGAGCACCTGCCGCTGTCCATCTTCTCCTCGCTGGGCAACCTGACCTTCCTGAGCCTGCAGGGCAACGCGCTGCGGACGCTGCCCGCCGGCCTCTTCGCCCAGACCCCGGGCTTGGCCGTGCTGTCCCTGTCGCACAACCGCCTGGAGACCATCGCCGAGGGCGCCTTTGCCAACCTGTCCAGCCTCAGCTCCCTGACGCTCTCGCACAatgccctcacccacctcccggcTGGTGTCTTCAGGGGCCTGGAGGAGCTGGTCCAGCTCTACCTGGGCAGTAACAACCTGACGGCCTTGCAGCCGGACCTCTTCCACAACCTGTCCAGGCTCGAGTTGCTCAGCCTCTCCAAGAACCTTCTGACCACGCTGCCGGAGGGCATCTTCGACACCAACTACAACCTCTTCAACGTCGCCCTGCACGGCAACCCCTGGCACTGTGACTGCCACCTGGCCTACCTCTTCAGCTGGCTGCACCAGTACAGCGACCGGCTCTTCAACATCCAGACCTACTGCGCCGGGCCTGCCTACTTGAAGGGCCAGGTGCTGCCCGCCCTGGAGGAGCAGCAGCTAGTGTGCCCTGTTGCCAGGGACCGCCTGGGCTTCCAGGCCCCGGGCCCGGACGAGCGGGAGCCGGGTGGCCACTGGGATCTGGTGGCAGAGGACAGGGTGGCCTGGGCCCGGAGCCGCTGCACCTACAGCAACCCTGAGGGCACTGTGGTGCTGGCCTGTGACGAAGCCCGGTGCCGCTGGCTGAACGTGCAGCTGTCCTCTCGGCAGGACTCGGGCACCCAGGGGCTGGCATACAATACCAGTCAGGCGTGGGATCTGAGGTCGAACTGCGGCACTATGCGGGTCACCGTGTCCATAGAGGCGGggacagggaacccctag
- the LRRC15 gene encoding leucine-rich repeat-containing protein 15: MPLKHYFLLLVGCHAWSAGLAYYGCPTECTCSRASQVECTGARIVAMPTPLPWNAMSLQVLNTHITELTDSPFLNVSALIALRIEKNELSHIMPGAFRHLGSLRYLSLANNKLQILPVGLFQGLDNLESLLLSSNQLVQIQPAHFSQCSNLKELQLHGNHLEYIPDGVFDHLVGLNKLNLGKNSLTHLSPRVFQRLGNLQVLRLFENRLSDIPMGTFDGLGNLQELALQQNQIGTLSPGLFHNNHNLQRLYLSNNQISQLPPGIFMQLPQLNRLTLFGNNLKELSPGIFGPMQNLRELWLYDNHITSLPDNIFSSLSQLQVLILSRNQISTISPGAFNGLTELRELSLHTNALQDLDGSIFRMLVNLQNISLQNNRLRQLPGNIFTNVNGLMTIQLQNNQLENLPMGIFDHLGNLCELRLYDNPWRCDSDILPLRNWLLLNRPRLGTDALPVCFSPANVRGQSLVIININVPAPSVKVPEVPSYPETPQYPDTSSYPDTTSISYTIESTTSVEDYTDLTTIEVTDERNTWGMTRAQSGLAIAAIVIGIIALASSIAACICCCCCKKRNHTVLMQMKAPNEC; this comes from the coding sequence ATGCCATTGAAACATTACTTCCTCTTGCTGGTGGGCTGTCATGCCTGGAGCGCAGGCCTGGCCTACTATGGCTGCCCTACTGAGTGCACCTGTTCCCGGGCCTCCCAGGTGGAGTGCACTGGGGCACGCATCGTGGCCatgcccacgcccctgccctggaACGCCATGAGCCTGCAGGTCCTCAACACACACATCACCGAACTCACCGATTCCCCATTCCTCAATGTCTCAGCCCTCATCGCCCTGAGGATTGAGAAGAATGAGCTGTCTCACATCATGCCCGGAGCCTTCCGCCACCTGGGCTCCCTGCGCTACCTCAGCCTCGCCAACAACAAGCTTCAGATTCTGCCCGTTGGCTTGTTCCAGGGGTTGGACAACCTTGAGTCGCTCCTCCTGTCCAGCAACCAGCTGGTGCAGATCCAGCCCGCCCACTTCTCCCAGTGCAGCAACCTCAAGGAATTGCAATTGCATGGCAACCACCTGGAGTACATCCCCGACGGGGTCTTCGACCACCTGGTGGGCCTCAACAAGCTGAATCTGGGCAAGAACAGCCTCACCCACCTTTCCCCCCGGGTCTTCCAGCGCCTGGGCAACCTCCAGGTCCTCCGGCTGTTTGAGAACAGGCTCTCCGACATCCCCATGGGCACCTTTGATGggcttggaaacctgcaggagcTGGCCCTCCAGCAAAACCAGATTGGGACCCTCTCCCCAGGGCTCTTCCACAACAATCATAACCTCCAGAGACTCTATCTGTCCAACAACCAAATCTCCCAGCTGCCCCCTGGCATCTTCATGCAGCTGCCCCAGCTCAACCGCCTGACGCTCTTTGGGAATAACCTGAAGGAACTCTCCCCAGGGATCTTTGGGCCCATGCAAAACCTACGGGAGCTCTGGCTCTATGACAACCACATCACGTCCCTTCCCGACAACATCTTCAGCAGCCTCAGCCAGCTGCAGGTCCTGATTTTAAGCCGCAACCAGATCAGCACAATCTCCCCAGGGGCCTTTAATGGACTCACGGAGCTGCGGGAACTGTCGCTTCATACCAATGCCCTGCAGGACTTGGATGGAAGCATCTTCCGCATGCTGGTCAACCTGCAGAACATCTCCCTGCAGAACAACCGCCTCCGGCAGCTCCCTGGGAATATTTTCACCAATGTCAACGGCCTCATGACCATCCAGCTGCAGAACAACCAGCTGGAGAACCTGCCCATGGGCATCTTCGACCACCTGGGGAACCTGTGTGAGCTTCGGCTCTATGACAACCCTTGGAGGTGCGACTCGGATATCCTGCCGCTCCGCAACTGGCTCCTGCTCAACAGGCCCCGGTTGGGCACGGATGCCCTCCCGGTGTGTTTCAGCCCAGCCAACGTCCGAGGTCAGTCGCTTGTCATCATTAACATCAATGTCCCAGCCCCCAGCGTCAAGGTCCCggaggtgcccagctatccagaAACACCACAGTACCCAGACACATCCAGCTATCCGGACACCACCTCCATCTCCTATACCATTGAGTCCACCACCTCCGTGGAGGACTACACGGACTTGACTACCATTGAGGTAACCGACGAGCGCAACACGTGGGGCATGACCCGTGCCCAGAGTGGGCTGGCTATCGCCGCCATCGTCATCGGCATCATCGCCCTGGCCTCCTCCATCGCTGCCTgcatctgctgctgctgctgtaagAAGAGGAACCACACGGTCTTGATGCAAATGAAGGCGCCCAATGAGTGTTAA